The following coding sequences are from one Streptomyces venezuelae window:
- the tkt gene encoding transketolase: MSTKPTTTDLEWTELDQRAVDTARVLAMDSVQKVGNGHPGTAMSLAPAAYTLFQKVMRHDPADADWTGRDRFVLSAGHSSLTLYIQLYLAGFGLELDDLKAFRTWGSKTPGHPEYGHTVGVETTTGPLGQGVANAVGMAMAARYERGLFDPETTDGSSPFDHYVYAIAGDGCLQEGISGEASSLAGHQKLGNLILLWDDNHISIEGDTETAVSEDTLKRYEAYGWHVQRVAPKEDGDLDPAALYAAIEAAKAETERPSFIAMRSIIAWPAPNAQNTEAAHGSALGEEEVAATKRVLGFDPEQTFEVSDEVLAHTRKALDRGREAKAEWEKGFAAWRTADSERAAEFDRIAKGELPEGWEEKLPEFETGKAVATRAASGKVLQALGAVIPELWGGSADLAGSNNTTIDKTSSFLPKGNPLPEADPYGRTIHYGIREHSMAAEMNGIALHGNTRIYGGTFLVFSDYMRNAVRLSALMHLPVTYVWTHDSIGLGEDGPTHQPVEHLASLRAIPGLNIVRPADANETAIAWREILKRYTKEFGKGAPHGLALTRQGVPTYERNEDAAKGGYVLFEAEGGSPEVVLIGTGSEVQLAVEAREQLQAAGVPTRVVSMPSVEWFEEQDQGYRDSVLPPSVKARVAVEAGIGLTWHRFVGDAGRIVSLEHFGASADAKVLFREFGFTADAVAEAARESIAAAQR; encoded by the coding sequence GTGAGCACCAAGCCGACCACCACAGACCTCGAGTGGACCGAACTGGACCAGCGGGCCGTTGACACCGCCCGCGTCCTGGCCATGGACTCCGTACAGAAGGTCGGCAACGGCCATCCCGGTACGGCCATGAGCCTCGCGCCCGCCGCGTACACCCTTTTCCAGAAGGTGATGCGCCACGACCCCGCGGACGCCGACTGGACCGGCCGCGACCGGTTCGTCCTCTCTGCGGGCCACTCGTCCCTGACCCTCTACATCCAGCTGTACCTGGCCGGTTTCGGCCTGGAGCTGGATGACCTGAAGGCCTTCCGCACCTGGGGCTCGAAGACCCCGGGCCACCCGGAGTACGGCCACACGGTGGGCGTGGAGACGACCACGGGCCCGCTGGGCCAGGGCGTCGCCAACGCCGTGGGCATGGCGATGGCCGCCCGCTACGAGCGCGGCCTGTTCGACCCGGAGACGACCGACGGCTCGTCCCCGTTCGACCACTACGTGTACGCCATCGCCGGTGACGGCTGCCTCCAGGAGGGCATCTCCGGCGAGGCCTCGTCGCTGGCCGGGCACCAGAAGCTCGGCAACCTGATCCTGCTGTGGGACGACAACCACATCTCGATCGAGGGCGACACCGAGACCGCCGTTTCCGAGGACACCCTCAAGCGGTACGAGGCGTACGGCTGGCACGTCCAGCGCGTGGCCCCCAAGGAGGACGGCGACCTCGACCCCGCCGCGCTCTACGCCGCGATCGAGGCCGCCAAGGCCGAGACCGAGCGCCCCTCCTTCATCGCGATGCGCTCGATCATCGCCTGGCCCGCCCCGAACGCGCAGAACACCGAGGCCGCGCACGGCTCGGCGCTCGGCGAGGAGGAGGTGGCCGCCACCAAGCGCGTCCTCGGCTTCGACCCGGAGCAGACCTTCGAGGTCTCCGACGAGGTCCTCGCGCACACCCGCAAGGCGCTCGACCGCGGCCGCGAGGCCAAGGCCGAGTGGGAGAAGGGCTTCGCCGCCTGGCGCACCGCCGACTCCGAGCGCGCCGCGGAGTTCGACCGCATCGCCAAGGGCGAGCTGCCCGAGGGCTGGGAGGAGAAGCTCCCGGAGTTCGAGACCGGCAAGGCCGTCGCCACGCGCGCCGCCTCCGGCAAGGTCCTCCAGGCGCTCGGCGCGGTCATCCCCGAGCTGTGGGGCGGCTCCGCCGACCTCGCGGGCTCGAACAACACGACGATCGACAAGACGTCGTCGTTCCTGCCGAAGGGCAACCCGCTGCCGGAGGCCGACCCGTACGGCCGCACGATCCACTACGGCATCCGCGAGCACTCCATGGCCGCGGAGATGAACGGCATCGCGCTGCACGGCAACACGCGCATCTACGGCGGCACCTTCCTGGTGTTCTCCGACTACATGCGCAACGCCGTGCGTCTGTCCGCGCTGATGCACCTGCCGGTGACGTACGTGTGGACGCACGACTCCATCGGCCTCGGCGAGGACGGCCCGACCCACCAGCCGGTCGAGCACCTGGCCTCGCTGCGCGCCATCCCGGGCCTGAACATCGTGCGCCCGGCCGACGCGAACGAGACGGCCATCGCGTGGCGCGAGATCCTCAAGCGCTACACCAAGGAGTTCGGCAAGGGCGCCCCGCACGGCCTCGCGCTGACCCGCCAGGGCGTGCCGACGTACGAGCGCAACGAGGACGCCGCCAAGGGTGGCTACGTCCTGTTCGAGGCCGAGGGCGGCTCGCCCGAGGTCGTGCTCATCGGCACCGGCTCCGAGGTCCAGCTCGCCGTCGAGGCGCGCGAGCAGCTGCAGGCCGCCGGCGTCCCGACGCGTGTCGTCTCGATGCCGTCCGTCGAGTGGTTCGAGGAGCAGGACCAGGGGTACCGGGACTCGGTGCTGCCGCCGTCGGTCAAGGCGCGCGTGGCGGTCGAGGCGGGCATCGGCCTGACCTGGCACCGCTTCGTGGGTGACGCCGGACGCATCGTCTCGCTGGAGCACTTCGGTGCTTCCGCGGACGCCAAGGTGCTGTTCCGCGAGTTCGGTTTCACCGCTGACGCGGTGGCCGAGGCGGCGCGGGAATCGATCGCCGCCGCTCAGCGCTGA
- the opcA gene encoding glucose-6-phosphate dehydrogenase assembly protein OpcA, with protein MKIDLTDTTSSKINKALVQGRRAIGTPAVGMVLTLVIVTDEENAYDSLKAASEASREHPSRTLVVIKRAARSPRDRTTSRLDAEVRVGADAGTGETVILRLYGEGINHAQSVVLPLLLPDAPVVAWWPVNAPLDPAKDPLGALAQRRVTDTYAAEQPIHELTARAEAYSPGDTDLSWTRITPWRSMLAAALDQVTCKVTSVQVEGEEFNPSCELLAMWLADRLDVPVKRTLSAGPGLTGVRMETTCGPIVLDRADGSLATLSIQGQPDRAVALKRREVAELIAEELRRLDPDDTYASALKYGVDRLGDPAEHTDTLRDEKPSDDAKAEAEAKAAASEEPDKDPAKKAPAKKTAAKKAAAK; from the coding sequence ATGAAGATCGACCTCACGGACACCACGTCCAGCAAGATCAACAAAGCGCTCGTGCAGGGCCGCCGCGCGATCGGCACCCCGGCCGTCGGCATGGTCCTCACCCTCGTCATCGTCACCGACGAGGAGAACGCCTACGACTCCCTGAAGGCGGCCAGCGAGGCCTCCCGCGAGCACCCCTCGCGCACCCTCGTGGTCATCAAGCGCGCCGCCCGCTCGCCCCGCGACCGCACCACCTCGCGCCTCGACGCCGAGGTCAGGGTCGGCGCGGACGCGGGCACCGGCGAGACGGTGATCCTGCGGCTCTACGGCGAGGGCATCAACCACGCCCAGTCCGTCGTCCTGCCGCTGCTGCTCCCCGACGCCCCCGTGGTCGCCTGGTGGCCGGTGAACGCCCCGCTGGATCCCGCCAAGGACCCGCTCGGCGCCCTGGCCCAGCGCCGCGTCACGGACACGTACGCCGCGGAGCAGCCGATCCACGAGCTGACCGCGCGAGCCGAGGCCTACAGCCCCGGCGACACGGACCTGTCCTGGACCCGCATCACGCCGTGGCGCTCCATGCTGGCCGCCGCGCTCGACCAGGTCACCTGCAAGGTCACGTCGGTGCAGGTGGAGGGCGAGGAGTTCAACCCGAGCTGCGAGCTGCTCGCCATGTGGCTCGCGGACCGCCTCGACGTCCCCGTGAAGCGCACGCTGTCGGCGGGTCCCGGCCTGACCGGTGTCCGCATGGAGACCACCTGCGGTCCCATCGTGCTCGACCGCGCCGACGGTTCGCTCGCCACGCTCTCCATCCAGGGGCAGCCCGACCGCGCAGTGGCACTCAAGCGCCGCGAGGTGGCCGAGCTGATCGCCGAGGAGCTGCGGCGTCTCGACCCGGACGACACCTACGCGTCCGCGCTGAAGTACGGCGTGGACCGCCTGGGCGACCCGGCGGAGCACACGGACACGCTGCGCGACGAGAAGCCGTCCGACGACGCGAAGGCCGAGGCCGAGGCCAAGGCGGCCGCGTCGGAGGAGCCGGACAAGGACCCGGCCAAGAAGGCTCCGGCCAAGAAGACCGCGGCGAAGAAGGCGGCGGCGAAGTGA
- a CDS encoding heme o synthase, translating to MCVTAVESRPAGVSGTDLSPSHRPFGARVKAFVALTKPRIIELLLITTVPVMFLAEQGVPDLWLVFVTCLGGYLSAGGANALNMYIDRDIDALMDRTSQRPLVTGMVSPRECLVFGITLAVVSTLLFGLAVNWLSAWLSLGALLFYVVVYTMILKRRTSQNIVWGGIAGCLPVLIGWSSVTNSMSWAPIVLFMVMFFWTPPHYWPLSMKVKDDYARVGVPMLPVIASNKVVARQIVLYSWVMVAVSLLLQPLGYTGWFYTAVALVTGGWWLWEAHGLQNRAKAEVTGGKLKEMRLFHWSITYVSLLFVAVAVDPFLR from the coding sequence GTGTGCGTGACGGCCGTTGAATCCCGTCCAGCGGGGGTTTCCGGGACGGACCTTAGCCCGAGCCATCGGCCGTTCGGGGCTCGTGTCAAGGCGTTCGTGGCGCTGACCAAGCCGCGGATCATCGAGCTTCTGCTCATCACCACCGTTCCGGTGATGTTCCTCGCCGAGCAGGGCGTGCCCGACCTGTGGCTGGTCTTCGTGACCTGTCTGGGCGGGTACCTCTCCGCGGGGGGCGCAAACGCCCTCAACATGTACATCGACCGCGACATCGACGCGCTGATGGACCGCACGTCGCAGCGGCCGCTCGTGACCGGCATGGTCAGCCCCCGCGAGTGCCTCGTCTTCGGCATCACCCTCGCGGTCGTCTCGACGCTGCTCTTCGGCCTCGCGGTCAACTGGCTCTCCGCCTGGCTGTCGCTCGGCGCCCTGCTCTTCTACGTGGTCGTCTACACGATGATCCTGAAGCGCCGGACCTCGCAGAACATCGTCTGGGGCGGCATCGCGGGCTGCCTGCCGGTCCTCATCGGCTGGTCCTCGGTCACCAACTCCATGTCGTGGGCACCGATCGTCCTCTTCATGGTGATGTTCTTCTGGACGCCGCCGCACTACTGGCCGCTCTCCATGAAGGTCAAGGACGACTACGCCCGCGTCGGCGTGCCGATGCTGCCGGTCATCGCCTCCAACAAGGTGGTCGCCCGCCAGATCGTCCTCTACAGCTGGGTCATGGTCGCCGTCTCGCTGCTGCTCCAGCCCCTCGGCTACACCGGCTGGTTCTACACCGCGGTCGCGCTGGTGACCGGCGGCTGGTGGCTGTGGGAGGCGCACGGGCTGCAGAACCGCGCCAAGGCCGAGGTCACGGGCGGCAAGCTCAAGGAGATGCGCCTCTTCCACTGGTCGATCACCTACGTGTCGCTGCTCTTCGTGGCCGTCGCGGTGGACCCCTTCCTGCGCTAG
- a CDS encoding amidohydrolase family protein encodes MIETPSLVDQYCHGVLRTELGLGTFEAHLGRGGGPPAPGTTFFDTQTGFAVRRWCPPLLGIEPHCPPARYLARRRELGVLESGRRLLRGSGITTYLVDTGLPGDLTGPGEMASTGDADAREIVRLELLAEQVADTSGTADSFLANLAESVHAASAGAVAFTSVAGVRHPLALAPEPPGPGEVRGAVERWLAGRQVGGVLTDPVLLRHLLWIAVASGRPLQLHAGAGDPQTYFGEFARATAGLGTDLVLLHGYPYHRSAAHLAAVFPHVYADLGPALVRTGARAAAVLAEILELAPFGKLLFSSGAHGLPELHVVGAQLFREALGRVLGTWVAEGAWSLGDAQRVAGLIAAGNARRVYGLPDGPGQRLSDGREA; translated from the coding sequence ATGATCGAAACGCCGTCCCTGGTGGACCAGTACTGCCATGGCGTCCTCCGCACGGAGCTGGGGCTCGGCACCTTCGAGGCCCACCTCGGCCGGGGCGGGGGGCCGCCCGCCCCCGGCACCACCTTCTTCGACACCCAGACCGGCTTCGCGGTGCGCCGCTGGTGCCCGCCACTGCTCGGCATCGAACCGCACTGCCCGCCGGCCCGCTATCTCGCCCGCCGCCGCGAACTGGGCGTCCTGGAGTCGGGGCGGCGCCTCCTGCGCGGCAGCGGCATCACCACGTACCTCGTCGACACGGGCCTTCCCGGGGACCTCACGGGGCCCGGCGAGATGGCGTCCACCGGCGACGCCGACGCGCGCGAGATCGTCCGCCTGGAATTACTGGCCGAACAGGTCGCGGACACCTCGGGCACCGCCGACTCGTTCCTCGCCAACCTCGCCGAGTCCGTGCACGCGGCCTCCGCCGGAGCCGTCGCCTTCACCTCGGTCGCGGGCGTACGGCACCCGCTCGCCCTCGCCCCGGAGCCGCCGGGGCCCGGCGAGGTGCGGGGCGCGGTGGAGCGCTGGCTGGCGGGCCGGCAGGTCGGCGGGGTGCTCACCGACCCGGTGCTGCTGCGGCACCTGCTGTGGATCGCGGTGGCCTCGGGACGGCCCCTCCAACTGCACGCGGGCGCCGGGGACCCGCAGACGTACTTCGGCGAGTTCGCGCGGGCCACTGCCGGGCTCGGCACCGATCTGGTGCTGCTGCACGGCTATCCGTACCACCGCAGCGCCGCGCACCTGGCGGCCGTCTTCCCGCACGTGTACGCGGATCTGGGCCCCGCGCTGGTGCGCACCGGGGCCCGCGCGGCGGCCGTGCTCGCCGAGATCCTGGAACTCGCGCCATTCGGCAAGCTGCTGTTCTCCAGCGGCGCACACGGCCTGCCCGAACTGCACGTCGTCGGGGCACAGCTGTTCAGGGAGGCCCTCGGACGGGTGCTCGGCACCTGGGTCGCCGAGGGCGCCTGGTCGCTCGGCGACGCGCAGCGCGTGGCGGGCCTCATCGCCGCGGGCAACGCGCGGCGGGTCTACGGGCTGCCGGACGGGCCGGGGCAGCGCCTCTCAGACGGCCGAGAGGCGTGA
- the zwf gene encoding glucose-6-phosphate dehydrogenase produces the protein MSSSNPLRDAADRRLPRIAGPSGLVIFGVTGDLSRKKLMPAVYDLANRGLLPPGFALIGFARREWQDEDFAQEVHDAVKQHARTPFREEVWQQLIQGMRFVQGNFDDDEAFEQLKATIQELDKAQGTGGNFAFYLSVPPKFFPQVVQQLKKHELADAPEGSWRRAVIEKPFGHDLASAQDLNAIVHEVFDPDQVFRIDHYLGKETVQNILALRFANQMFEPIWNRSYVDHVQITMAEDIGIGGRAGYYDGIGAARDVIQNHLLQLMALTAMEEPASFDADALVAEKAKVLGAVRLPKDLGKDTVRGQYAAGWQGGEKAVGYLQEDGIDPKSKTDTYAAIKLQVDNRRWAGVPFYLRTGKRLGRRVTEIAVVFQRAPHSPFDHTATEELGQNAIVIRVQPDEGITVRFGSKVPGTSMEIRDVSMDFAYGESFTESSPEAYERLILDVLLGDANLFPRTEEVELSWNILDPIEEYWDKHGKPAQYPAGTWGPTEADEMLARDGRSWRRP, from the coding sequence TTGTCAAGCAGCAATCCGCTGCGTGACGCCGCAGACCGACGGCTCCCGCGTATCGCGGGGCCGTCGGGCCTGGTCATTTTCGGCGTCACGGGCGATTTGTCCCGTAAAAAGTTGATGCCTGCCGTGTACGACCTCGCCAACCGGGGTCTGCTGCCGCCGGGCTTCGCCCTCATCGGCTTCGCCCGCCGCGAATGGCAGGACGAGGACTTCGCGCAGGAGGTGCACGACGCCGTCAAGCAGCACGCGCGCACGCCCTTCCGCGAGGAGGTCTGGCAGCAGCTCATCCAGGGCATGCGCTTCGTCCAGGGCAACTTCGACGACGACGAGGCCTTCGAACAGCTGAAGGCCACCATCCAGGAGCTGGACAAGGCGCAGGGGACGGGCGGCAACTTCGCCTTCTACCTCTCCGTGCCCCCGAAGTTCTTCCCCCAGGTCGTCCAGCAGCTCAAGAAACACGAGCTCGCGGACGCCCCCGAGGGTTCCTGGCGGCGTGCCGTCATCGAGAAGCCGTTCGGCCACGACCTGGCGTCGGCCCAGGACCTCAACGCGATCGTGCACGAGGTGTTCGACCCGGACCAGGTGTTCCGGATCGACCACTACCTCGGCAAGGAGACCGTCCAGAACATCCTGGCGCTCCGCTTCGCCAACCAGATGTTCGAGCCGATCTGGAACCGGTCGTACGTGGACCACGTCCAGATCACGATGGCCGAGGACATCGGCATCGGCGGCCGCGCCGGGTACTACGACGGCATCGGCGCCGCCCGCGACGTCATCCAGAACCACCTGCTCCAGCTGATGGCGCTGACCGCGATGGAGGAGCCCGCCTCCTTCGACGCCGACGCGCTCGTCGCCGAGAAGGCGAAGGTGCTCGGCGCCGTCCGGCTGCCCAAGGACCTCGGCAAGGACACCGTGCGCGGGCAGTACGCCGCGGGCTGGCAGGGCGGCGAGAAGGCCGTCGGCTACCTCCAGGAAGACGGCATCGACCCCAAGTCGAAGACCGACACCTACGCCGCGATCAAGCTGCAGGTGGACAACCGCCGCTGGGCGGGCGTCCCCTTCTACCTGCGCACCGGCAAGCGCCTCGGCCGGCGCGTCACCGAGATCGCGGTCGTCTTCCAGCGCGCGCCGCACTCCCCCTTCGACCACACCGCCACCGAGGAGCTCGGGCAGAACGCGATCGTCATCCGCGTCCAGCCCGACGAGGGCATCACGGTGCGGTTCGGCTCGAAGGTGCCCGGCACCTCCATGGAGATCCGGGACGTCTCGATGGACTTCGCGTACGGCGAGTCCTTCACCGAGTCCAGCCCGGAGGCGTACGAGCGTCTGATCCTCGACGTCCTGCTCGGCGACGCCAACCTCTTCCCGCGCACGGAGGAGGTCGAGCTGTCCTGGAACATCCTCGACCCGATCGAGGAGTACTGGGACAAGCACGGCAAGCCCGCGCAGTACCCGGCCGGCACCTGGGGCCCGACCGAAGCGGACGAAATGCTCGCACGAGACGGACGGAGCTGGCGCCGGCCATGA
- the tal gene encoding transaldolase, which produces MTDALKRLSEEGVAIWLDDLSRKRITSGNLAELIDQQHVVGVTTNPSIFQKAISQGDGYDQQLSDLAARGVTVEEAIRMITTADVRDAADILRPVFDATDGQDGRVSIEVDPRLAHNTKSTVAEAKQLAWLVDRPNALIKIPATKAGIPAITEVIGLGISVNVTLIFSLERYRMVMDAYLAGLEKAKERGLDLSKIHSVASFFVSRVDTEIDKRLDGIGTDEAKALKGKAALANARLAYEAYEEVFSSDRWAALDKAQANKQRPLWASTGVKDPAYKDTLYVDDLVAPNTVNTMPEATLEATADHGRITGNTIAGTYDQARAEIAAVEKLGISYDEVVQLLEDEGIEKFEASWTDLLKSTEAELQRLAPAKG; this is translated from the coding sequence ATGACAGACGCACTCAAGCGCCTTTCAGAAGAAGGCGTCGCGATCTGGCTGGACGACCTGTCGCGCAAGCGGATCACGTCCGGCAACCTCGCCGAGCTGATCGACCAGCAGCACGTCGTGGGCGTCACGACCAACCCCTCGATCTTCCAGAAGGCGATCTCGCAGGGCGACGGTTACGACCAGCAGCTCTCGGACCTCGCCGCCCGCGGGGTCACCGTCGAAGAGGCCATCCGCATGATCACGACGGCGGACGTCCGGGACGCCGCCGACATCCTGCGCCCCGTCTTCGACGCCACCGACGGCCAGGACGGCCGGGTGTCGATCGAGGTCGACCCGCGGCTCGCGCACAACACCAAGTCGACGGTCGCCGAGGCCAAGCAGCTCGCCTGGCTGGTGGACCGGCCGAACGCGCTCATCAAGATCCCGGCCACCAAGGCGGGCATCCCGGCGATCACCGAGGTCATCGGCCTCGGCATCAGCGTCAACGTCACGCTGATCTTCTCGCTGGAGCGCTACCGCATGGTGATGGACGCGTACCTGGCGGGCCTGGAGAAGGCCAAGGAGCGCGGCCTGGACCTGTCGAAGATCCACTCCGTGGCGTCCTTCTTCGTGTCCCGCGTGGACACCGAGATCGACAAGCGCCTGGACGGCATCGGCACGGACGAGGCCAAGGCCCTCAAGGGCAAGGCCGCGCTGGCCAACGCCCGTCTCGCGTACGAGGCGTACGAGGAGGTCTTCTCCTCGGACCGCTGGGCCGCCCTGGACAAGGCGCAGGCCAACAAGCAGCGTCCGCTGTGGGCCTCGACCGGCGTCAAGGACCCCGCGTACAAGGACACCCTGTACGTGGACGACCTCGTCGCGCCGAACACGGTGAACACGATGCCCGAGGCGACCCTGGAGGCCACGGCCGACCACGGCCGGATCACGGGCAACACCATCGCGGGCACGTACGACCAGGCGCGCGCCGAGATCGCCGCCGTGGAGAAGCTGGGCATCAGCTACGACGAGGTCGTGCAGCTCCTCGAGGACGAGGGCATCGAGAAGTTCGAGGCGTCCTGGACCGACCTGCTCAAGTCCACCGAGGCCGAGCTCCAGCGCCTCGCTCCCGCGAAGGGCTGA